GGCCATACATGTAAGTGttgtttctttcattcttttcttgATGTTGTGCTTCATTTGAAAGATATAGATTCTCCAACTCCACTCTGTCATGATGAGGGTTAATGTAACCTATGAGTTCATAAACTCAGGGGATTACATGCATAGATATGTTACTATGATAATTCTACGCTGACCTTTATTTATGAAGCTTTCTTGAGTGGTACCTTTATATGGATGTCCTGGAAAATTTGTCTGGTTGGGTTGGATCAAGTCTTTTTATTAGTTCTTCTTGGCAGCTCCTAACTGGTCTGAGTGAGTAGCCAAATGGAGTTGTTTTACTGAATCTTCTGATCCTAGTTGTCTTAATTCATTGCGGGCTGAGTTGTAAAAGAGACCTCTATGTTTGCTAGCATCTACTACTggtaaatattagattgaattaGCGTGGGTCTAACTGTATTGGAGCTATGTTGCTGTCTCTAGATGTCCTTGTTCCTCTTATAGTCTTATGATCTTTCTTTCTGCTTTTGCAGCAAGTGGTTTCTTGAGAAGCTTGGACATGAAGGTTGTAATAGTCAATTGTATCTCTGACCTCTTCCTTTGTTTCATTTATCTCTTACACTAGTAACACCCAGTCTTGGTCTGACTCTTGCCCAGGTCTGAACAACTTACTGATGGCCTATGAAGATAAAACAGCTTATGCATTGTGCGCATTCTCTTTCTCGCTTGGTCCAGGTGCTGAACCTCTTACATTTTTGGGGAAAACTCCGGTATGTTAGACATTGTCACCACTCTTTTATCAAACTCATTTGCTCCATCTGCtagtcattttaatttttttctgtctctgtttgttaattttcaaagTTTGATTTGCTTCTTCCTTGTGATTGATGTATTAGGGTAAGATAGTTCCAGCAAGAGGACCAACTGATTTCGGGTGGGATCCAGTGTTTCAACCTGATGGATATGACCAAACGTATGCCTCTGTTAACTAACTCCCAGTAAACATTTTATTGAACCTGCATTAATTACTGGTAAAAGAAGAAACTAAGAGTGGTTGGTGGTATTCTCTATTTTGGTTGTAGTTATGCAGAAATGGCCAAGGAAGAAAAGAACATGATATCCCATAGGTACAAGTCATTGGCGTTGGTTAAATCTCACTTTAAGGAGGCAGGCTATGTATTCGAGACAGATGAAGATACTATATAGAGAGAACCCTATCATCAATGTATTCAGCTTATAAGGATTTGAGCACTGATCACTCACCAGATTCTTAGTCCTATTTTTAAGCTCCTTTGGGGATATTAATATTGTGTATCTTTTTTCTCTCAATTACAAGTAAAACCCATACATGGATTGACAGGCATCGTTTGATAGTGTTCTTCATGGTCTCTATTAAATACTCTTGACGGTGAGACTTGGTACGAATCTGATAAACCCATCCAACCAAAAAGCTAAAATAAATGTTGGATGGCAAACAAAAAGGGAATGGGATGACATGATGTTTCACATGAATAGCCGCTTATGATCACACAATGTATTTATGAGAGAACAATCAGTGGGTAAAGCTCCTCGTATAATTTCTCCAATCACATGAGAAAGCTTATGAATCGAATccaaaaagagtaaagaaaatcCCAACACGTAACGTGCAGCGCAGGGAACAGAGCCACTAAAACCTCAACtccaaaagaagaaataaagatCGCATCAATTATTTGTTGGTTTGAGATCACATTACATGTTAGTGCAACTCCTTTTCATTTACACACCTCTCTCACCTCACAAGTGGTTTGCTTAGGTTGCATAAACAGATTTAAACAATTTGTTATCCACTGAAAAAAATgccaacaaccaaacaacataaaagCCAATGGAAGTTGCAATCAAACCAAAAGCTTTTCAATCGTCTTGTAACAATTTTTGCAACTGCTGTCACTAACTTTAAAGGGaattagaaccaaaaaaaacacccCAAAAGAGACTCTAGAACTCAGGGGAGATCCATTAAAACCAAAGGACCTTAAcaaccccaaaaacaaaagccGAACCTAAGACAAT
The sequence above is a segment of the Camelina sativa cultivar DH55 chromosome 10, Cs, whole genome shotgun sequence genome. Coding sequences within it:
- the LOC104719083 gene encoding inosine triphosphate pyrophosphatase, encoding MAAAAAKAAVVLPRPVTFVTGNAKKLEEVKAIIGNSIPFKSLKLDLPELQGEPEDISKEKARLAALQVNGPVLVEDTCLCFNSLKGLPGPYIKWFLEKLGHEGLNNLLMAYEDKTAYALCAFSFSLGPGAEPLTFLGKTPGKIVPARGPTDFGWDPVFQPDGYDQTYAEMAKEEKNMISHRYKSLALVKSHFKEAGYVFETDEDTI